A DNA window from Bradyrhizobium barranii subsp. barranii contains the following coding sequences:
- a CDS encoding CHASE2 domain-containing protein yields MKRLKILRRWFARKLGFARLMCLALLVVFAGARVWDPPPIQELRLRTFDMFQLIDPRHKAARPVTIVDIDDKSLAKLGQWPWPRTRIADLIQNLTGNGAVTIGFDMVFSEADRLNPDLVASQMRDLDDATRARLRELPTNDQILADAIKRSHVVLGETGQPAISSEIDKSLPFTGVATVGEADAERFLFEFPGLLRNVPVIEKVAAGRGLFSIKTERDGLIRRVPLIMRAQGKIMPSLSLEILRVVTATPTLLVRTDKTGIRAVRLKGVEIPTDKNGQLWVHYARQDPSIYISAADVLDNTAPPNKIAGKLVLVGTSAVGLNDIKTTPVSSTMPGVEIHAQVLESVLSGAVISQPNYALGVELIAALVIGLLVIIFTPNLGPVRLGLAGAMFAAILVGVSWFFYAQYRYLIDFTYPLLSTTAIYLTLIFASFVREQRQRVQIRGMFAQYMSPVLVEQLAQSPEKLVLGGEEREMTIMFSDVRGFTTISESYKQDPQGLIALMNRFLTPLTDVIIDQKGYIDKYMGDAIMAFWNAPLDDAEHEVNACEAAIQMLEQIDAVNKEREQEAADGGHVYIPLNVGIGLNTGIGVVGNMGSDLKKNYSVLGDSVNLASRLEGQSKEYGFPIIVGSRTALAAKDKFAILELDFIMVKGKTEPEVIYAIAGREDVMHSGAFQRLRNVTIEMLGCYRGRDWQGALDAIERGRHSEDADTLEKLFKLYEARIKEFQINPPAEGWTGAYALLTK; encoded by the coding sequence CCTCGCCAAGCTCGGCCAGTGGCCGTGGCCGCGCACGCGGATCGCGGACTTGATCCAGAACCTCACCGGTAACGGCGCGGTGACGATCGGCTTTGATATGGTGTTCTCCGAAGCCGACCGGCTCAACCCGGATCTGGTCGCGAGCCAGATGCGCGATCTCGACGACGCCACCCGCGCCAGGCTGCGCGAACTGCCGACCAATGACCAGATCCTCGCCGACGCGATCAAGCGCTCGCACGTGGTGCTGGGCGAAACCGGGCAGCCGGCGATCTCGTCCGAGATCGACAAGTCGCTGCCCTTCACCGGCGTCGCGACGGTCGGCGAAGCGGATGCCGAACGTTTCCTGTTCGAATTCCCCGGCCTCTTGCGCAACGTGCCTGTCATCGAGAAGGTCGCGGCCGGCCGCGGCCTGTTCTCGATCAAGACCGAGCGCGACGGCCTGATCCGCCGCGTGCCGTTGATCATGCGCGCCCAGGGCAAGATCATGCCCTCGCTCAGCCTCGAGATTTTGCGCGTCGTCACGGCAACGCCGACGCTGTTGGTCCGGACCGACAAGACCGGCATCAGGGCCGTGCGCCTCAAGGGCGTGGAGATTCCGACCGACAAGAACGGCCAGCTCTGGGTGCACTACGCCCGCCAGGATCCCTCGATCTACATCTCCGCAGCCGACGTGCTCGACAACACCGCGCCGCCGAATAAGATTGCCGGCAAGCTGGTGCTGGTCGGCACCTCGGCGGTCGGGCTGAACGACATCAAGACCACGCCGGTGTCATCGACCATGCCGGGCGTCGAGATCCATGCCCAGGTGCTGGAGAGCGTGCTGAGCGGCGCGGTGATCTCCCAGCCGAACTATGCGCTCGGCGTCGAGCTGATCGCCGCGCTCGTGATCGGCCTGCTCGTCATCATCTTCACGCCGAATCTCGGACCGGTGCGCCTCGGGCTCGCGGGTGCCATGTTCGCCGCCATCCTGGTCGGCGTATCCTGGTTCTTCTATGCACAGTACCGCTATCTCATCGACTTCACCTATCCGCTGCTCTCGACCACCGCGATCTATCTGACACTGATCTTCGCCAGCTTCGTGCGCGAGCAGCGTCAGCGCGTGCAGATCCGCGGCATGTTCGCGCAATACATGTCGCCCGTCCTGGTCGAACAGCTCGCGCAGTCGCCTGAAAAGCTCGTGCTCGGCGGCGAGGAGCGCGAGATGACGATCATGTTCTCCGACGTGCGCGGCTTCACCACGATCTCGGAGAGCTACAAGCAGGATCCGCAAGGCCTGATCGCGCTGATGAACCGCTTCCTGACGCCGCTGACCGACGTCATCATCGATCAGAAGGGCTACATCGACAAGTACATGGGCGACGCCATCATGGCGTTCTGGAACGCGCCGCTCGACGATGCCGAGCACGAGGTCAACGCCTGCGAGGCCGCGATCCAGATGCTGGAGCAGATCGACGCCGTCAACAAGGAGCGCGAGCAGGAGGCCGCCGACGGCGGTCACGTCTACATCCCGCTCAATGTCGGCATCGGCCTCAACACCGGCATCGGCGTCGTCGGCAACATGGGCTCCGACCTGAAGAAGAACTATTCGGTGCTCGGCGACAGCGTGAACCTCGCCTCGCGCCTGGAAGGCCAGTCGAAGGAATACGGCTTTCCCATCATCGTCGGCTCCAGGACCGCGCTCGCCGCCAAGGACAAGTTCGCGATCCTCGAGCTCGACTTCATCATGGTCAAGGGCAAGACCGAGCCCGAGGTGATCTACGCCATCGCCGGCCGCGAGGACGTGATGCATTCGGGCGCCTTCCAGCGTCTGCGCAACGTCACCATCGAGATGCTCGGCTGCTACCGCGGCCGCGACTGGCAGGGCGCGCTGGATGCGATCGAGCGCGGCCGCCACAGCGAGGATGCCGACACGCTGGAAAAGCTGTTCAAGCTGTACGAGGCGCGGATCAAGGAATTCCAGATCAATCCGCCGGCGGAAGGATGGACCGGGGCGTATGCGCTGCTGACGAAGTAG